CGGGAGTTCGGGCGGGAGCTCGCCCCGCCCCGCCTCAATTCCTGGATGGGGGTGGGCATCGGCCTCGCCGGGGGCACCATGAGCACGCTCTTCCACTCGGGGGGCCTCATCCTCAACCTCTACCTCCTGAGCCAGGGGGTGACCAAGGTTCCGCTCGTGGCCACGGTCATCGCCGTCTGGATCCTCATGAACCCCGTGAAGCTCACCTCCTACTGGGTGGGCGGAATCGTGAACCTCCAGATGTTCCTGGCCTGCCTCCTCGCCGCGCCGCTCACCTTCGCCGGGGTGTGGGCCGGGAAGCGCGCCCTGGAGTGGGCGCCCCAGAAGGCCTACAACCTCGGCGTGCTCGTCCTCGCCGCCGCGGCCGCCGTGAAGCTCCTGGCGGAGTAGCGAATTGGCGCCCGGTCCCGCTCTCCGGCTGCCCGTGGCGGTGGCCGGGCTGGGCAAGCGCGTCCTGGAATGGGCGCCCCAGCGCGCCAACAATCTGGCCATCCTCGCGCTCTCGGCCGCGGCCGCCGCGCGCCTGCCCGTGGAGTGACCGGTTGCACGCCTATACGCCGCTCGAATGGGGAATCATCTTCGCCGCCGCCTTCGGGAGCGGCTTCTTGATCCGCACCTTCGGCTCGGGGGTCGGAATCGCCCTCACTCCCCTCCTCACCCTCGCCTTCTCGGCCCGATTCTCGCTGGGGCTCATCGCCTTCACGAGCTTCCTGACCTCGACCGCCATGACGCGGGCCATGTGGAACAAGTGGGACCGGCGCACCACCTGGCTGGTGTTCCCGGGGGCGGTGGCGGGCATCCTGGGGGGAACCTGGCTGGTGGCCCGGCTGCCGGAGGGCCGGCTCCGGGTAGTCATCGGCGTCCTGTGCCTGATCTTCGCGCTGAACCAGCTCTACGCGGAGCTCGCGCGCCGCCCGCCCGCGCCGCCCCGCTTCCCCCTGTGGCTGGGGACCGTGATCGGGGGGCTGAGCGGCCTCTCTTCGGCCCTGGCGAACAGCGGCGCGGTGGTGCTCGCCCTCTTCCTCCACTCCCAGAACCTCTCGAAGACCATGCTCCTCGCCACCCTCTGGGCGCTCTATTTCTTCGTGAACCCGGTCAAGCTCCTCGCCTACTGGCAGACCAGCGTGATCACGGGGGACACCCTCTGGGCGGGCGCGGCGGGCATCCCTTTCCTCTGGCTGGGGATGCGGACCGGGGCCTGGACCCACGACCGGCTCCCGCGGCGGGGCTTCAACCTCGCCATCCTGGCCATCGCCCTGGCGGGCTCTCTCCGCCTGCTGGCGGCCCGCTGAGGGGCCCCCTCAGGCCCTCGGGACGGGATGGGGAATGGCCTCCCGGGCCTCCCCGGCCCTCTTCTTCTTCGAGTTCACCAGGTAGATGCCCGCCGCCACGAGCGCCGCCCCGGCCAGCATGAGCGCGCTCAGCGTCTCGGCCAGGAGGAGCGCCCCCAGGAACACCCCGAACACCGGACAAAGGAACATGAAGGAGCTCACCCGCCCCGCCGGGTACTCGGCCAGGAGCCGCACCCAGAGCACCATCGCGAGCCCGGTCCCCACCATCCCGCTGTAGAGGACGCCGGTGAGGACGTCAGGGTCGGTGAAATCGGGCCACCACCGGCCCCACCACACCGCCAGCAGCAGGAAGGGCAGCACCGCCATGAGCTGGGTCCAGGCCGTGATGCGGAAAGGGTCCACCCCCTTGAGGCGGACCTTGAGGAAGAGCGACTGGGAGGACCACACCACCGCCGCCAGGAGAGTGAGGGCGTCTCCCAGCCAGGTCGAGCCCCCGCCGGAGGAGAGCTTGTCGCTGAACAGGAGGACGAGCCCCGCCGCCGAGGCCGCGAAGCCCAGGACGGCCCGGCGCCCGATGCGCTCCTCGGGCAGGAAATAGGCGGCGAAGGCCGTGAGCAGGATGGGCTGGATGTAGAGGAAGAGCGAGGCGCGCCCGGCCGTCGTGTACTGCACCGCGTGGTAGAAGATCAGGAAGTTCAGGTTGTGGAGCGCCGTGTTCCACCAGAAATCGGGGTTTCCCCGCGGCGGGAGGAGGGGCCCGCGCCGCCAGAGTATCCAGGCGAACACGGTCAAGGCGGAGGCGAGGCTCCGCAGCCAGAGGAAGGTGAAGGGCTCCATCCCCCGCAGCCCGATCTTGGCCACGGGAAAGCTCAGGCCCCAGAGGAAGGTGACCGCTCCGACCAGCAGGAAAAAGCGCAGGGGATTTCGCTCCTATTCCATCTTTCGAGGAGGGCTGACCTGATCTATTGCCGATTGCGTCCGCAGGGGCGACCGGCCGGTCGCCCCTACGCATGGAGTCACCACCGTTGTATCTGCGGGAGCGGTCACGGTCTCTTGTCCGGGCGCGCGGGCAAGAAGGCGCCTCCGGAGCTGGCCGGCGCGGGGACGAACCTCATCTCCCCCGCCCGGACCTTCTGCTTCAGGTCCTTGTGGCAGGCGTCGCACCGAGGCTGGGCGAACGCCGGGACGATGAAGACCTTCTCCCGCCTCCCGCCCGTCTTGTGGCCGCTGTGGCACTGGACGCAGGACGCCTTGAGCTCGGCGTGGTCGCTGATCCCGTGGAAGGCCTCGGCCGGGAGCTTGAGGATGCGCTCATCCGGGTGGCACTTGAGGCAGTCCTTGTCCTGGATGGGGTGGAACACCCGGGCGGGCACCTCGTAGTCGCCGATGACGAACCGCCAGGTGTCGCCGGCGGCGAGGAGGGTGGTGCGGATCATGCCGGCGACACCATCCTCCCCGTGGCAGGAGATGCAGCGTGCCTTGCCGGAGGAGAGGTGCCAGCCGCCCAGGCTTCGGATCGCCCGCTTCTCCCGCCGCCCGTCGTCCAGGTAGTCCTGGTGGTCCTGAAGATGACAGGAAGTGCAGAAGGGGTCGTAGGTTTCCGCGGCCCGGATGCCGTAGAGCCCGGCGAGGCCGGCAGCGGGGAGGAGCAGGACTAGAAGCAGGGCGACACCCATCCACCGGCGCAACGCGGACTCCTCTCTCCGTCTTGTCCGCGCCCATGCTAGCACCCGCCCGGATCGCCCATCAACGGAGGCCTCTCCTTCCGCCGCCGGGAGGGTTTTGGTAGGATCGCGGGCAGGAGGCCCCGGATGGCGAGGACGCGCTTCGGACACAAGAGAAAGGCCCAGCCCCCCAAGCCCCCGGCCGCCCCCGCCGGGAGCGCCAAGGAGGCGGCCCTGCGCCTGAAGGCCCAGGCGGCCATCGGCCGGAACGCGGCGGACTACCGCCGGCGCTCCCTCGAGATCCACGGGTGGATCTGCGCCAAGTGCGCGCGTGAGTTCGACGAGACGAACCTGCACCTGCTCACCGTCCATCACCGGGACGGCAACCCGCGCAACAATCCCCTGGATGGCAGCAACTGGGAGAACCTCTGCGCCTACTGTCACGACGACGAGCATTCGCGCGACCGGCTGGGCAGGTACTTGAGCGGCGAATGAGCGGCGCTCAGAAGGGGCATCTTCTCCCATGATCCTCCGCGTCCGGCCCTCCTCCGCGAAGGGGCGCAGCGGCGTCCCGGGGTCCAAGTCCCACTCCATCCGGGCGGTGGCCTTCGCGTCGCTCGCCTCGGGGAAGAGCCGCATCCGCAACCCGCTCGAATCGGAGGACAGCGCCTCGGCCGTCTCCGTCTACCGGGCCCTGGGGGCGGAGATCGCGCTCGGGCCGGGCGATTGGCGCGTGCAGGGCTTCGGCGGAGCGCCCGAGGCGCCGCGCTGCCTGGTGGACGTGGGGAACTCCGGCACGAGCTGCCGGCTCGGCCTGGGCACGGCGGCCCTCCTCGCCGAGGGCCAGGCCCGCTTCGACGGGGACGCCCAGACCCGCAAGCGCCCGATGGGCCCCCTCCTCCAGGCCCTCTCGAACCTGGGCGCCCGCGCCCGCTCCGAGAACGGCGACGGCCGCCTCCCGGCCGTCGTCGGGGGGCGCTGGAAGGGGGGCCGCACCCAGGTGGAGGGCACCACGAGCCAGTTCACCTCGAGCCTCCTCGTGAACGCGCCCTTCGGGGAGGGCGACACCGAGATCGAGCCGATCAGGCTGAACGAGCGCCCCTACGTGGACATGACCTGCTGGTGGCTGGACAAGCTGGGGCTCCGCTACGAGCGCGAGGGCTATGAGCGCTTCCGGGTGCCGGGCGGGCAGTCCCTCGGGGGCTTCGACCGGGAGGTGCCCGCCGATTTCAGCTCGGCCGCCTTCCTGGTGGCCGCCGGGGCGCTCCCGGGCGGGGACGTCGTCCTCGAGGGCCTCGACATGGACGACCCCCAGGGCGATAAGGCCGTGCTGGACATGGCGAGGGAGATGGGCGCCGAGGTGCGCGCCGAAGGCAGGGCCATCCGGGTGCGCGGCCGGGCCCTGCGCGGCGGGGAGTTCGACCTGAACGCCACCCCCGACCTCCTCCCGGTCATGGCGGTGCTGGGGGCCTTCGCCGAAGGGGAGACGCGCCTGTTGAACGTGCCCCAGGCCCGCATCAAGGAGACGGACCGCATCGCCGCCATGCGCGAGGTGGTCGAGAGCCTGGGAGGCGGGGCGGAGGAGCTGCCCGACGGCCTCATCGTCCGGGGCGGGGGCCTGAAGGGAGGCCGCGCGCGCGGCTTCGGCGACCACCGCGTCGTCATGGCCGCCGCCGTGGCGGGCCTGGCCGCCCCCAATGGGGTGGAGGTGGACACGGCCGAGGCGATGCGGATCACGTTCCCGGATTTCTGCGAGCGGATGCGCGCCCTGGGCGCCATCATGGAAACGTCGGAGGAAGGATAGGAGCGATGCCGATCTTCGAGTACGAGTGCAAGGCGTGCGGGTTCATCTCGGGCCACCTGGTGCTGAAGCCCTCGGACCGGGCCAAGCTCGCCTGCCGGAGCTGCGGGGCCAAGAAGCTTCGCAAGGTGATGTCCCGCTTCGCCACCCACAAGACCGAGGGGCAGCGGCTGGCGGACTTCGACCCCGCCAAGCCCACGGACAGCACCTTCTACAAGGACGACCGCAACATCGGCCTCTGGGCCCAGAAGCGCGCCCAGCAGCTCGGCCTCGACATGGGCGATTCCTTCAAGGAGACGCTGGAGAAGGGCCGCTCGAAGAAGATCCTCGACAACCTCTGAGATCGCCGTGGCGGAGCCCTTCAGCGAAACCCTGCGCCGGGAGGCGGAGCCCCTCTGGAAGGCCATCCACGCCCATCCCTTCGTCCGGGGCATCGGGGACGGCACCCTGCCCATCGAGCGTTTCCGCTTCTACATGTGCCAGGATTATTTCTTCCTCATCGAGTACAGCCGGGTCATCGCCCTGGCCGCGGCCAAGGCCCCAAGGCTCGACGAGATGGGCCGCTTCGCCGATCTCCTGAACGCCACCTTGAGCACCGAGATGGACCTCCACCGGGGCTTCGCGGCCAAGTTCGGCATCCCGAACGAGGAACTGGAGGCCACCCGCCCCGCCCCGGCCTGCCGGGCTTACACGAATTATCTCCTGGAGGCGGCGTACTCGGGCACCTTCGGCGAGGCCGCCGCCGCCATGCTCCCCTGCCAGTGGGACTACGCCCTGATCGGCCAAGAGCTCGCCGCGCGCGGCGCGCCCAAGGGCGCCCCCCTCTACGCCGAGTGGATCGGGATGTACGCCTCGGAGGAGTTCGGCCGGCTCGCGGCGTGGCTGCGCGAAATACTGGATCGGGCCGCCGCCGAGGCCGGCCCCGCCGAGCGGGAGCGGATGCGCGCCCACTTCCTCGCCGGCACCCGGTACGAATACCTCTTCTGGGACATGAGCTGGAGGATGGAAGAGTGGCCGGTGTGAGGGGAGAGGGCGCCCGCCCCCTCCCCCGCTGCCCCTGGGCGGATGGTGACCCGCTCCTCGCCCGGTATCACGACGAGGAGTGGGGAATCCCCATCGCCTCGGACGCCGCCCATCTCGAGCGGCTCTCCCTGGAAATCTTCCAGGCGGGGCTCTCCTGGCGGACCATCCTCCACAAGCGGGCCGCCTTCCGGAAAGCCTTCGCGCGTTTCTCCCTGAAGAAAGTAGCCGCGTTCACGGGGCGGGACGTCCGGCGCCTCCTCGGGGACGCGGGCATCGTGCGCAACCGCCTGAAGATCGAGGCCACCATCGAGAACGCCCAAAGGTTCATCGCCCTCTCCAGGGGCCACGGCTCCTTCGCCCGCTGGCTGGAGGCCCTGCCCCCGGACCTCGGGGCCCTCCAGGCCATCTTCCGGGAGGAATTCCGCTTCATGGGGCCCGAGATCGCCAAAAGCTACCTGGAAAGCGTGGGAAAAGTTCCCATCCGGCACCATCCCGCCTGCTGGAGGGCCTCCGGCCGGGGCGGCAAGAAAGGGCTTGAGCCCCGCCGCGTAACAGGGTAACGTTCTCCCGCACGGAAAAAGCGATTGCGGAGCTCACCCCTCAGACGCGGGGGACGCGTGTTCGCCCTGTTCTGGGAACAATTCAAGGTTCTCTTGGAGGCGGCCGTCCCGGCCGCGGCCCAGGCCGCGCTGCTGTATCTGATCGTGCGGTTCGCGCTCGCGGTGGCGGGGCTGCTGCTCGATCTGGCCGAGGCCTCTTCGCCCAAGCCCCGGCCCGCGAGCGGCCCCGCCGGCGGGCCGGGTATCCTCCCGCCCCAGCAGGCCCAGATCGCCGGCCAGGCGCGCCCGGGCATTCCCGAGCGGGCATCGTCCTAACCAAACCCACGCATGTGCCACCCGTGGGGGCGGTTCGCGAACCGCCCCTACGAAATTTCACCGTCAGGATTTGGGCGAATCACCGCTTGAGGGGCTGCGTCTCGGAGACGGGCGCGGGGCCGGGGGCCTTCAAAAGCTCGCCGGAGGAGGGGGCCGTGCGCCGCAGGCGCGCCGCCAGGTCCTGGACGTAGGGGAGGATGCGCGTCCCGGCGTCGCGGCCCGGGAGGCGCTCCGGGGCGTAGACCTCGACGAGGGCCAGCGCGGCGGCCGCGAGGAAGACCGCCTTGACCGCCCCCAGGAGTCCGCCGCCCAGCCGGTCCGCGGGCCCCAGGGAGCCCGAGCGGACGATGAAGGAGAGGAAGCGCCCGCCGAGGTTCACCCCAACCCACACCGCGAGGAAGGTCAAGAAGACCGTGACCGGGCCCAGCCACGGGGAGCCGGCCCCGAGGTAGGGCTTCAGCTCCGTCTCGGCCACGCCGCTGAAGCGCGCGGCGGCGAAGAGGCCCAGGGCCCACGCGAGGAGGTTCGAGAGCTCGCGCAGGGTACCCCGGAAGAGCCCGCGCAGGAAGAACACCGCGAAGAACGCCAGCAGGACGATGTCGGGGACCGGAAGAGGAGCCATGGGAACACCCGGGCGGGCGGGTCGCTCAACCGAGAGCCACTATATCACATCGGGGCGGGGGGCGGAGCGCTGGCATTTCGGTAGTGGACAAATTTGAAGAACGGTCAAACGGTGTCATTCCGAGGGAGCCTGCCCAGGCGGCCCGCCGCCTGGGGACCCGGAAAGAGGGCGACCGAGGAATCTACGGTGCAGCTCACGAAGATTCCTCGCTGCGCTCGGAATGACAAGGATAGACCGAGAAACATCCCTCACAAAGGGTCCTTCCACATGACCAGGGCGTCCTCGTCGTTGTCGGGGTAGTAGCGCTGGCGCATGGCGATGGCGCTGAAACCCCACTTCTCGTAGAGCGAGATGGCGGCCTCGTTGCTCACGCGGACCTCCAGGGTGGCCCGGACCGCCCCGCGGCGGCGGGCGTCCTCCAGGAGCCCGTTCAGGAGGAAATCCCCCACCCCGCGCCGCCGGGCCGAGGGGGCCACGGCGAAGTCGGTGATGTGGCACTCGTCCGTCACCTCCCACCAGCAGGCATAGCCCAGGAGGGGGTCCGCCCCCCCGCCTCCGGGGGCGGGGCCCTCCACGACCAGGAGGTGCGAGAGGGAGACCTTCTCCAGCTCGCGGAGAAAGGTGGTTTCGGACCAAGGCAGGGTGAAGGAGAGCCGCTCGATGGAGAGGACGGCGGGCACGTCCTCCCGCCGCATGGGCCGCAGGCGGAGGCCCGGAGGCGTCTTCGGGACGATGCCGCCATCCGCGCCGCGCTCGGGTTCCCCGGTCATGGATTCCCTCCCCGCGCGCTTCCGCCGCCCCCTCCCGCCGACTATAATGTTGCCCCCGGCCGGCGGGCGCAAACGGCTTCCCGCGGGCGCGGACCGGCCCGGGAAATCTCCATTCCGCACGCCGCGGCCTTCTGATCCGCCATCCATGCCCGCCCGCCGGGCGCAGCCCGGACGCGGGGCGTCATCCGGCGGAACCTCATCCACCGAGCCGAGGAGAAGAACATGGGAGCGACGCTCACCTATCTGGGCCACTCCAGCTTTCTGGTGAAGACCGGCGGGGGAAAGACTCTTTATCTCGATCCATGGCTGGAGGGGAACCCCCGCTGCCCCCAGAACCTCCAGGCGCCCCAGGAGGCGGACCTCATCTGCGTGACCCACGGCCATTTCGACCACACGTCCGGCGTCATCCCCATCTTCAAGAAAAAGCCCTGCCTTGTGGCCGGCCCCTATGAGCTCGTGAACCATCTGGCGGCCGACGGCAACTTCGGCGACAAGGCCAACGGGATGAACAAAGGGGGCACCGTGGCCTTCGGGGACATCAAGGTCACCCTGACCCACGCCATGCACAGCTCGAGCTACGGCAAGCCGGGAACCTACGCGGGGGAGCCGTGCGGCCTCGTCATCACCTTCGAGGACGGGAAGAAGCTCTACGACGCGGGCGACACCGCCCTCTTCGGCGACATGCGGTACATCGGCGAGCTCTACGCGCCGGACCTCTGCCTTCTTCCGATCGGCGACCGCTTCACCATGGACCCCCGCCAGGCGGCCATCGCCTGCGAGCTCCTCGGGGCCAGGCGCGCCGTGCCCATCCACCACTCCACCTTCCCTCCCCTCACCGGGACCCCGGCCCAGTTCCGGGAGGAGGTGAAGAAGCGCGGCTTGAAGACCGAGATCACCGTCCTCGAGCCGGGACAGACGGTGACGGTGTAGGGGGGAGGGGCGGCCACAGGCCCCTGGCGGGACTCCCCGGCAAGCCGGCCGCTCTGCCACGCCATGTGTTATAATATTAGGCATGATACGTTCGTTCGCGGACGGCGCCACCGAAGACTTGTTCGACGGCGTCGACAGTCCGCGGGCGAACCGGGCGTGTCCGAGAGCGCTTTGGCCGGTGGTCCGCCGCAAGCTGACGCAGATTAACCGCGTCCGTAGTCTTGGGGAATTGAGCGTTCCGCCCGGGAACCGGCTGGAGCGCCTGCGGGGCAACCGCGCGGGGCAGCACAGCATTCGCATCAACGACCAATACCGGGTTTGCTTCCGATGGGAGGACGGCTATGCCGGCGACGTCGAAGTCACCGACTATCACTAAGAGGCCTTCGGGAAAGGCTCTCGTCCGCCGGCGCCTGCCCACACACCGCCCCCCTACGCATCCGGGCGAGATGCTCCTCGAGGAGTTCCTCAAGCCCCTGGGAATCACCCAGTCGGCTTTCGCGGCGCGTCTCGGAGTCTCGTTCCCCAGGCTCAACGAGATCGTCAATGGGAAGCGCGGCGTCACCCCCGATACGGCGCTGCGGCTGGCCCGGGTGACCGGCATGAGCGCGGACTTCTGGCTTGGATTGCAGCAGGATTGGGATCTCTGGCACGCGCTGCGCTCGGACAAGGCCGCCGAGATCGCGCAACTGGAGCCGTTGACCCGCGCGAGATGAAGGGGCTCCAACAAGCCGGGGCAGACGGTGACGGTGCAGGGGGGCCAGCGCCAACGGTTGAGATGACCTATGTAGGGGCGCACGGCCGTGCGCCCCTACTGATCCGAGGATACCCCTCACGCGGCGGCCCCCGCCCCGGATGGAGCGGAGGCCGCTTTGTGATCATGCGGTATGGCTTGGCCGCCCCTTCCCCTAGTCCGCCTTGGGGATGAATCCCTCCTTCATCATGCTCTGCGTCATGCCCTGCGCCCGCTGGATGATGGCCTTCGCCTTCTGATAGAGCGCCTTGGGGTCCACCTTGAGCTGGGCGACATCCTGCTCCTGGGCCTTCATGCCCACGGCGACGGCCTCGCGGCAGAACATCTCGATGTCATTCATGTCGGGCGTGATGTTCTCGTCGTGGAGGCCGCTCTCCTCGGCCCGCTTGGCCATGGCGCCGGCGGCGGCCAGGCACATCTCGTCCGTGATGGTCTTGGCGCGCACGTCGAGCGCCCCGCGGAAGATGGCCGGGAAGCCGTTCGAGTTGTTCACCTGATTGGGGAAATCCGAACGCCCCGTGGCCACGATGCGCGCGCCCGCCTCGTGGGCCACCCAGGGCCAGATCTCGGGGAGCGGGTTCGCGAGGGGGAACAGGATGGAGTCCTTGGCCATCTTGCGGACCCACTCGGCCTTGATGGTGCCGGGCTCGGACTTGGACATGGCGATGCACACGTCGGCGCCGGCGAGGGCCTCGGCGGCGCCGCCCTTGTGGCCCTCGGCGTTCGTGGTCTCGCACAGGTGCCACTTGTGCTTGAACTCCCGCTTCCGGTCCGAGATGTCCTTGCGGTCCCGGTGGAGGATGCCCTTGCTGTCCACCAGGCAGGTGCGCCGGGGGTCGGCGCCCGCGGCGAAGAGGAGCCGCGCGGTGGCCACGCAGGCGGCGCCGCTGCCGATGAAGGCGATCCTGA
The Candidatus Tectomicrobia bacterium DNA segment above includes these coding regions:
- a CDS encoding sulfite exporter TauE/SafE family protein; amino-acid sequence: MPLAPFDALAIAVAAFFVGFFKATLGLAIGLLLVPVMVFVWPTRFVFGIIAVQMWLSDYLALKYFWKRWDGRLVKLVLPGFFFGIILGAYLLVQLPDFWIRKGLGALCLVFAGLQAVREFGRELAPPRLNSWMGVGIGLAGGTMSTLFHSGGLILNLYLLSQGVTKVPLVATVIAVWILMNPVKLTSYWVGGIVNLQMFLACLLAAPLTFAGVWAGKRALEWAPQKAYNLGVLVLAAAAAVKLLAE
- a CDS encoding sulfite exporter TauE/SafE family protein; translation: MHAYTPLEWGIIFAAAFGSGFLIRTFGSGVGIALTPLLTLAFSARFSLGLIAFTSFLTSTAMTRAMWNKWDRRTTWLVFPGAVAGILGGTWLVARLPEGRLRVVIGVLCLIFALNQLYAELARRPPAPPRFPLWLGTVIGGLSGLSSALANSGAVVLALFLHSQNLSKTMLLATLWALYFFVNPVKLLAYWQTSVITGDTLWAGAAGIPFLWLGMRTGAWTHDRLPRRGFNLAILAIALAGSLRLLAAR
- a CDS encoding DMT family transporter encodes the protein MAKIGLRGMEPFTFLWLRSLASALTVFAWILWRRGPLLPPRGNPDFWWNTALHNLNFLIFYHAVQYTTAGRASLFLYIQPILLTAFAAYFLPEERIGRRAVLGFAASAAGLVLLFSDKLSSGGGSTWLGDALTLLAAVVWSSQSLFLKVRLKGVDPFRITAWTQLMAVLPFLLLAVWWGRWWPDFTDPDVLTGVLYSGMVGTGLAMVLWVRLLAEYPAGRVSSFMFLCPVFGVFLGALLLAETLSALMLAGAALVAAGIYLVNSKKKRAGEAREAIPHPVPRA
- a CDS encoding NapC/NirT family cytochrome c, which gives rise to MRRWMGVALLLVLLLPAAGLAGLYGIRAAETYDPFCTSCHLQDHQDYLDDGRREKRAIRSLGGWHLSSGKARCISCHGEDGVAGMIRTTLLAAGDTWRFVIGDYEVPARVFHPIQDKDCLKCHPDERILKLPAEAFHGISDHAELKASCVQCHSGHKTGGRREKVFIVPAFAQPRCDACHKDLKQKVRAGEMRFVPAPASSGGAFLPARPDKRP
- a CDS encoding HNH nuclease family protein, whose amino-acid sequence is MARTRFGHKRKAQPPKPPAAPAGSAKEAALRLKAQAAIGRNAADYRRRSLEIHGWICAKCAREFDETNLHLLTVHHRDGNPRNNPLDGSNWENLCAYCHDDEHSRDRLGRYLSGE
- the aroA gene encoding 3-phosphoshikimate 1-carboxyvinyltransferase, yielding MILRVRPSSAKGRSGVPGSKSHSIRAVAFASLASGKSRIRNPLESEDSASAVSVYRALGAEIALGPGDWRVQGFGGAPEAPRCLVDVGNSGTSCRLGLGTAALLAEGQARFDGDAQTRKRPMGPLLQALSNLGARARSENGDGRLPAVVGGRWKGGRTQVEGTTSQFTSSLLVNAPFGEGDTEIEPIRLNERPYVDMTCWWLDKLGLRYEREGYERFRVPGGQSLGGFDREVPADFSSAAFLVAAGALPGGDVVLEGLDMDDPQGDKAVLDMAREMGAEVRAEGRAIRVRGRALRGGEFDLNATPDLLPVMAVLGAFAEGETRLLNVPQARIKETDRIAAMREVVESLGGGAEELPDGLIVRGGGLKGGRARGFGDHRVVMAAAVAGLAAPNGVEVDTAEAMRITFPDFCERMRALGAIMETSEEG
- a CDS encoding zinc ribbon domain-containing protein, yielding MPIFEYECKACGFISGHLVLKPSDRAKLACRSCGAKKLRKVMSRFATHKTEGQRLADFDPAKPTDSTFYKDDRNIGLWAQKRAQQLGLDMGDSFKETLEKGRSKKILDNL
- the tenA gene encoding thiaminase II; protein product: MAEPFSETLRREAEPLWKAIHAHPFVRGIGDGTLPIERFRFYMCQDYFFLIEYSRVIALAAAKAPRLDEMGRFADLLNATLSTEMDLHRGFAAKFGIPNEELEATRPAPACRAYTNYLLEAAYSGTFGEAAAAMLPCQWDYALIGQELAARGAPKGAPLYAEWIGMYASEEFGRLAAWLREILDRAAAEAGPAERERMRAHFLAGTRYEYLFWDMSWRMEEWPV
- a CDS encoding DNA-3-methyladenine glycosylase I, which encodes MEDGRVAGVRGEGARPLPRCPWADGDPLLARYHDEEWGIPIASDAAHLERLSLEIFQAGLSWRTILHKRAAFRKAFARFSLKKVAAFTGRDVRRLLGDAGIVRNRLKIEATIENAQRFIALSRGHGSFARWLEALPPDLGALQAIFREEFRFMGPEIAKSYLESVGKVPIRHHPACWRASGRGGKKGLEPRRVTG
- a CDS encoding CvpA family protein; translated protein: MAPLPVPDIVLLAFFAVFFLRGLFRGTLRELSNLLAWALGLFAAARFSGVAETELKPYLGAGSPWLGPVTVFLTFLAVWVGVNLGGRFLSFIVRSGSLGPADRLGGGLLGAVKAVFLAAAALALVEVYAPERLPGRDAGTRILPYVQDLAARLRRTAPSSGELLKAPGPAPVSETQPLKR
- the rimI gene encoding ribosomal protein S18-alanine N-acetyltransferase, with product MTGEPERGADGGIVPKTPPGLRLRPMRREDVPAVLSIERLSFTLPWSETTFLRELEKVSLSHLLVVEGPAPGGGGADPLLGYACWWEVTDECHITDFAVAPSARRRGVGDFLLNGLLEDARRRGAVRATLEVRVSNEAAISLYEKWGFSAIAMRQRYYPDNDEDALVMWKDPL
- a CDS encoding metal-dependent hydrolase, coding for MGATLTYLGHSSFLVKTGGGKTLYLDPWLEGNPRCPQNLQAPQEADLICVTHGHFDHTSGVIPIFKKKPCLVAGPYELVNHLAADGNFGDKANGMNKGGTVAFGDIKVTLTHAMHSSSYGKPGTYAGEPCGLVITFEDGKKLYDAGDTALFGDMRYIGELYAPDLCLLPIGDRFTMDPRQAAIACELLGARRAVPIHHSTFPPLTGTPAQFREEVKKRGLKTEITVLEPGQTVTV
- a CDS encoding type II toxin-antitoxin system RelE/ParE family toxin; this translates as MIRSFADGATEDLFDGVDSPRANRACPRALWPVVRRKLTQINRVRSLGELSVPPGNRLERLRGNRAGQHSIRINDQYRVCFRWEDGYAGDVEVTDYH
- a CDS encoding HigA family addiction module antidote protein, coding for MPATSKSPTITKRPSGKALVRRRLPTHRPPTHPGEMLLEEFLKPLGITQSAFAARLGVSFPRLNEIVNGKRGVTPDTALRLARVTGMSADFWLGLQQDWDLWHALRSDKAAEIAQLEPLTRAR
- a CDS encoding NADP-dependent malic enzyme, which gives rise to MSKVLHKATAEELLAKAQQPMKDAIRLHAFYGGKIETSLRCRVKDWSDFAIWYTPGVSAPCLEIAADPQKAYEYTSKWNRIMVVSDGTRVLGMGDIGPKGALPVMEGKCLLFKYLGGVDAVPITLDTKDPEEIIRTVLLMQPAFGGVNLEDISHPKCFDILDRLRAEAEICVFHDDQQGTATVILAALTNALKVVGKKIGEVRIAFIGSGAACVATARLLFAAGADPRRTCLVDSKGILHRDRKDISDRKREFKHKWHLCETTNAEGHKGGAAEALAGADVCIAMSKSEPGTIKAEWVRKMAKDSILFPLANPLPEIWPWVAHEAGARIVATGRSDFPNQVNNSNGFPAIFRGALDVRAKTITDEMCLAAAGAMAKRAEESGLHDENITPDMNDIEMFCREAVAVGMKAQEQDVAQLKVDPKALYQKAKAIIQRAQGMTQSMMKEGFIPKAD